A window of Pyrobaculum aerophilum str. IM2 contains these coding sequences:
- a CDS encoding MFS transporter, with protein sequence MSVQVSFRQVASVAAVAWSGAFLEWVDFYTYALLAVIVAKVFFPSADPIASLLASFAALAIGFLFRPLGAILFGKLGDQFGRKIAFIAAMILMLAGTLGIGLLPGYAEIGILASIGVFILRIIQGLALGGGYGAAITYLGEFVPEHRRGFFTGFLFTTPPAGMATVGALIWLFSNILGTQAFNAWGWRLNFIVAGVIVFIIVLIMHMFYKETPVFSMLKAVRRVTSAPIREVFSRRYLPLVLMAWIGVVGAHGPIWYTNQLFNAYYIGPNFQNYVDAATASALLSTATYAALWMYPLFGYISDRIGRKPVLLLGIYGNALWFPIAFWLIDQVGPHKDLTALWLLFWSMTLFNGIGYSGAMSAFLLELFPARIRLSAVALAYNLGYGVTGGLTPFVITWIYSITHNIYLSTLLWSTVVPMIMATWYVLKGPETLGVRIWAEFATEKFAKKTVTLPATTPIRQVISALVSAGSKYAVLTGSVVGIFGTRSLLRALSAGAKLEEPAGNYATKVPCINADHPVTEVFVALEQYNVRAVPVCKGNEVIGIVEASRFNKRIACAKKRI encoded by the coding sequence ATGAGCGTTCAAGTCAGTTTTAGGCAAGTAGCCAGCGTAGCGGCTGTCGCCTGGTCGGGGGCTTTTTTAGAGTGGGTAGACTTTTACACTTACGCTCTTTTAGCAGTTATTGTAGCCAAGGTGTTTTTCCCATCGGCCGATCCAATAGCGTCGTTGCTCGCCTCTTTCGCAGCGTTGGCAATAGGCTTTCTCTTTAGACCTCTAGGGGCTATATTATTTGGAAAACTGGGAGATCAATTCGGGAGGAAAATAGCATTTATTGCGGCAATGATATTAATGCTCGCCGGTACGTTAGGAATAGGGCTCTTGCCTGGATATGCTGAAATAGGCATTCTAGCGTCAATAGGAGTATTTATACTAAGAATAATCCAAGGTCTGGCTTTAGGCGGGGGATACGGCGCGGCGATCACATACTTAGGCGAATTCGTTCCCGAACACCGCAGAGGGTTCTTCACTGGTTTCCTCTTTACTACTCCACCGGCAGGCATGGCGACTGTAGGAGCTTTAATTTGGCTATTTTCAAACATATTAGGCACACAAGCCTTTAACGCCTGGGGCTGGCGTCTTAACTTTATAGTTGCAGGCGTAATCGTCTTCATAATTGTATTGATTATGCATATGTTTTACAAGGAAACGCCTGTTTTCTCAATGTTAAAGGCGGTGAGGAGAGTGACATCAGCGCCTATTAGAGAAGTCTTTTCGCGGCGCTACTTGCCGCTTGTTTTAATGGCGTGGATCGGCGTAGTGGGAGCGCATGGGCCGATTTGGTATACAAACCAGCTTTTCAATGCTTATTACATAGGCCCTAACTTCCAGAATTACGTAGACGCGGCCACCGCCAGCGCGTTGTTGTCCACAGCTACATACGCGGCGTTGTGGATGTATCCACTATTTGGCTATATCTCTGACAGAATTGGGAGAAAGCCGGTGTTGCTATTAGGAATTTATGGCAACGCCCTGTGGTTCCCCATTGCCTTTTGGTTAATTGACCAAGTAGGCCCCCACAAAGATCTAACAGCACTGTGGCTATTGTTCTGGTCAATGACTCTGTTCAACGGCATAGGATACAGCGGCGCGATGTCTGCGTTTCTGCTAGAGCTATTTCCAGCTAGAATCCGCCTGTCGGCTGTGGCGCTTGCATACAACTTAGGCTACGGCGTCACGGGGGGCTTGACGCCATTTGTAATAACATGGATTTACTCAATAACGCATAATATTTACTTATCGACACTCCTGTGGTCCACTGTAGTGCCCATGATTATGGCTACTTGGTATGTGCTTAAAGGGCCTGAGACTTTAGGCGTTAGAATTTGGGCGGAGTTCGCCACTGAGAAATTTGCCAAGAAAACTGTCACTTTGCCTGCCACAACGCCTATTAGACAGGTAATTAGCGCTTTAGTAAGCGCAGGCTCTAAATATGCAGTACTGACTGGTAGCGTTGTGGGCATTTTTGGCACGCGCTCACTATTAAGGGCTTTAAGCGCCGGGGCTAAGCTAGAAGAACCTGCCGGGAATTATGCTACAAAAGTGCCGTGTATAAATGCAGATCACCCCGTTACAGAGGTATTTGTCGCATTAGAGCAGTATAACGTTAGAGCTGTCCCAGTGTGTAAAGGCAATGAGGTAATTGGCATTGTCGAGGCTTCGCGATTTAATAAACGAATCGCTTGCGCTAAAAAGCGCATTTAG
- the nrfD gene encoding NrfD/PsrC family molybdoenzyme membrane anchor subunit, with the protein MTAFQEIWAPWLIGPFLWLAGIAGMGFVAYVLLKWIGVEERKREFSWILFLSIVLALVFVIADLSRPWNMPSAIMSAVFSGTFGWTKSWMAVGIVILLLGLILALLVAVRNSGVKAIAPLTDSKWFDILLALVGIAITIYSGFLIAATPGVPFWNTALLPVLWIISASVCAVALVKLMIHNEVASKTATRFGVALDVAKLLAIFALISLSLYGGSIAARQSAYALAYGELAAPFWIGVVGVGVVIPLLLGLALLKKENKLLGIIAAILALIGALLLRVLILQAGIFEPLV; encoded by the coding sequence ATGACGGCGTTTCAAGAAATCTGGGCCCCCTGGCTAATTGGCCCGTTCCTCTGGCTTGCCGGCATTGCTGGAATGGGCTTTGTCGCATACGTCTTACTCAAGTGGATAGGCGTTGAGGAGAGAAAGAGGGAGTTTAGCTGGATTTTGTTCTTATCAATTGTACTTGCTCTGGTATTTGTAATAGCTGATCTCTCCAGGCCGTGGAATATGCCCTCTGCTATTATGAGCGCGGTGTTCAGCGGCACATTCGGCTGGACGAAGAGCTGGATGGCCGTGGGAATAGTAATTCTATTACTCGGCTTAATACTGGCGCTGTTAGTGGCCGTTAGAAATAGCGGCGTGAAGGCGATAGCGCCACTGACAGACTCAAAGTGGTTCGACATATTGTTAGCGCTTGTTGGCATCGCCATTACTATATACAGCGGTTTTCTAATTGCTGCGACACCGGGCGTGCCGTTTTGGAATACTGCTTTGCTGCCAGTGCTCTGGATTATTAGCGCTTCGGTCTGCGCCGTTGCATTAGTAAAGCTAATGATCCACAACGAAGTTGCGTCTAAGACGGCTACACGCTTCGGCGTAGCGCTTGACGTTGCAAAGCTGTTAGCAATATTCGCGTTAATAAGCCTGTCACTATACGGTGGAAGCATCGCGGCGAGACAAAGCGCCTATGCCCTTGCCTATGGCGAATTGGCGGCGCCGTTTTGGATAGGCGTAGTGGGAGTAGGAGTTGTGATACCCCTACTGCTAGGACTCGCGCTACTTAAAAAAGAAAATAAACTCTTGGGCATAATCGCTGCAATTCTGGCGCTAATAGGAGCATTACTGCTAAGAGTACTCATACTACAAGCGGGAATATTCGAACCGCTTGTTTAA
- a CDS encoding 4Fe-4S dicluster domain-containing protein: MTRLAHLWDQSRCIGCTACIAACNVANYSSDTKENKTWGWLRSNIRRIEILRGPRPMLLLVQCQHCDNAPCVAVCPTGASYKDVDGLVKMRPELCIGCKYCMVACPYEARWLDEDTGLPRKCMGEECLSRVSQGLQPVCVEVCPAGARAFGDIDNPTSEISRRLAKSRYIRLLENKGTEPKYFVVVGP; encoded by the coding sequence ATGACTCGCCTAGCCCACCTCTGGGATCAATCCCGTTGCATAGGATGCACAGCGTGTATAGCGGCTTGCAATGTTGCAAACTACAGCTCAGATACAAAGGAAAACAAGACGTGGGGCTGGTTACGCTCTAACATTAGACGAATAGAGATATTAAGGGGACCGAGACCTATGCTTCTGCTAGTGCAGTGTCAACACTGCGACAATGCGCCATGCGTCGCGGTATGTCCTACTGGCGCGTCGTATAAAGACGTAGATGGGCTGGTGAAAATGAGGCCCGAGCTGTGCATAGGCTGTAAATACTGTATGGTCGCATGCCCCTATGAGGCCAGATGGCTTGATGAAGATACCGGCTTACCTAGGAAGTGCATGGGAGAGGAGTGTCTAAGTCGCGTTTCACAAGGCCTACAGCCAGTGTGCGTAGAGGTGTGTCCCGCAGGTGCCAGGGCTTTTGGCGATATTGACAACCCCACATCTGAGATATCGCGCCGCCTTGCCAAAAGCCGCTACATTAGACTATTAGAAAACAAAGGAACAGAGCCAAAGTACTTCGTAGTCGTGGGGCCATGA
- a CDS encoding acetate--CoA ligase produces MEKLYNKYEVYNRWLQDSDGYWQEFIEKTAGYIYWAKKPEKIFEWNPPNPFKWFVGGYTNAGYSAVDYKLGRFGDKTAYIYINPEASVERRITYGELYQLVCRISAALRAFGVKKGDTILVYMPNSIEAVAVLLAAARIGAVSSTVFAGFSPKAVADRIELVEPKIIFTQDYSLRRGRRIALKENIDEALKLSTWRPQAVVVKRALGEEKEPPMERGRDMWLEEFLEMGKHGNCTPEFVESNEPLFVLPTSGTTAKPKPVVHVHGGYQVWIVHGALLVYGLSSDDVIFNTSDIGWIVGQSYIVFAPTIMGTTSILFDGAIDYPKPDLFWEIIEKYKPTLIWTSPTAARMLMRLGVSHARRHDLSSVKRVVTAGEVLNPEVWRWLYEEAFQKNVPVIDHWWQTELGGPAIGYYYALVKDMPVGLEFMEIKPGSAGVPLPGVEVEVVDERGNAVSAGQKGTLVLKRPFPGMTPTLWKDHKRYMAEYWERYEGKLVYYTGDAAYIDDEGYVWFGGRADEVIKIAGHRIGTIEVESALLTHPAVAEAAVVGVPDPIRGEAIAAFVVLKPSWRPTEELRKELIEHVRKTFGPIAVFAGLEFVNMLPKTRSGKIMRRVLKRLWTGEPIGDISTIEDEASVEEIREAISRLKVVKVSE; encoded by the coding sequence ATGGAAAAACTATATAATAAATATGAAGTTTACAATAGATGGCTACAAGATTCTGACGGCTATTGGCAGGAGTTTATAGAAAAAACCGCGGGGTATATATACTGGGCTAAGAAACCTGAGAAAATCTTTGAGTGGAATCCGCCAAATCCGTTTAAATGGTTTGTTGGAGGCTATACCAACGCCGGGTATAGCGCCGTTGATTACAAATTGGGGAGGTTTGGCGACAAAACTGCCTATATTTATATAAACCCAGAGGCAAGTGTTGAGAGGCGTATTACCTACGGGGAGTTGTACCAACTGGTTTGTAGAATAAGCGCAGCCCTAAGGGCATTCGGCGTCAAAAAGGGCGATACAATTCTGGTGTATATGCCCAATAGTATTGAGGCGGTTGCAGTTCTCTTAGCCGCCGCCAGAATAGGCGCAGTTTCCAGTACAGTTTTCGCCGGGTTTTCGCCAAAGGCTGTGGCCGATAGAATAGAACTCGTCGAGCCCAAGATAATATTCACTCAAGACTACTCACTGCGGAGGGGGAGGCGAATTGCGCTGAAAGAGAATATAGACGAGGCTTTGAAGCTGTCGACTTGGAGGCCGCAGGCAGTGGTGGTGAAAAGGGCGTTGGGGGAGGAGAAAGAGCCTCCAATGGAAAGGGGCCGCGACATGTGGCTTGAGGAGTTTTTAGAAATGGGCAAACACGGCAACTGCACCCCGGAGTTTGTGGAGTCAAATGAGCCCCTTTTCGTACTGCCAACCTCTGGCACTACAGCAAAGCCCAAACCAGTAGTACACGTCCACGGCGGCTATCAAGTCTGGATAGTCCACGGGGCTCTCCTCGTCTATGGATTATCTAGCGACGACGTGATTTTCAACACTAGCGACATTGGCTGGATAGTCGGCCAGAGTTATATAGTCTTTGCGCCTACGATAATGGGGACGACTTCAATATTATTTGACGGCGCTATTGATTATCCCAAGCCCGATCTTTTCTGGGAAATTATTGAGAAATACAAACCGACATTAATATGGACATCCCCCACGGCGGCTAGGATGTTAATGAGACTCGGCGTTAGTCATGCCAGAAGACACGATTTGTCTAGCGTCAAAAGAGTAGTCACAGCGGGGGAGGTGTTAAACCCAGAGGTGTGGAGGTGGCTGTATGAAGAGGCCTTTCAAAAGAACGTGCCCGTGATAGACCACTGGTGGCAGACAGAGCTAGGCGGACCTGCCATAGGCTATTACTACGCCCTTGTTAAAGACATGCCCGTGGGCCTTGAGTTTATGGAAATAAAGCCGGGCTCTGCGGGAGTGCCGTTGCCAGGCGTAGAAGTGGAGGTGGTAGACGAGAGGGGCAACGCCGTTTCGGCCGGGCAGAAGGGGACTTTAGTGTTGAAGAGGCCCTTCCCCGGCATGACGCCGACTTTATGGAAAGATCACAAGCGGTACATGGCTGAGTATTGGGAGCGCTACGAGGGGAAGCTTGTGTACTACACCGGCGACGCCGCTTATATAGACGACGAAGGCTACGTGTGGTTTGGCGGCAGAGCTGACGAAGTGATAAAAATAGCGGGCCATAGAATAGGCACTATAGAAGTGGAGTCGGCGTTGTTAACTCACCCCGCGGTGGCGGAGGCCGCGGTAGTGGGAGTCCCCGATCCGATAAGAGGAGAGGCCATTGCGGCTTTTGTTGTGTTAAAACCCAGTTGGAGACCCACGGAGGAGTTGAGAAAAGAGTTGATAGAACATGTGAGAAAGACCTTTGGCCCCATAGCTGTATTCGCCGGCTTGGAGTTTGTCAACATGTTGCCCAAGACTAGATCTGGGAAAATCATGAGGAGAGTGCTCAAGCGCCTGTGGACTGGAGAGCCTATTGGCGATATCTCTACTATAGAAGACGAGGCCTCTGTGGAGGAGATCAGAGAGGCAATATCGCGTTTAAAAGTGGTCAAGGTCTCTGAGTAA
- a CDS encoding PaREP1 family protein: MYELAKPWHDVDKYRRDRLKEALYEAELAEEFLKNGLYKNAAGKAFQAVKAYLAAVAAEKREALAQYYPGERTVQKKKVAVVDLLIAYMPTTRMKEVAARLGDRELELVVEKALDLHQFQYNGLDREGVFSRYTTLEIVERDIKDVVEFVKRRVTSGT, from the coding sequence GTGTACGAATTGGCTAAGCCGTGGCATGATGTTGATAAGTATAGGAGGGATAGGCTGAAGGAGGCGTTATACGAGGCGGAGCTCGCCGAGGAATTTCTTAAAAACGGCCTGTATAAAAATGCGGCTGGCAAGGCGTTCCAAGCAGTAAAGGCATATTTAGCGGCTGTTGCTGCTGAAAAAAGAGAGGCATTGGCTCAGTATTATCCAGGCGAGAGGACTGTGCAGAAAAAGAAAGTGGCTGTAGTTGATCTCCTCATTGCATATATGCCAACCACAAGGATGAAGGAAGTGGCGGCGAGGCTCGGCGATAGGGAGCTAGAGCTTGTAGTTGAAAAGGCCTTAGATCTCCACCAGTTTCAATACAACGGGCTTGACAGAGAGGGGGTTTTTTCAAGATACACCACATTAGAAATAGTGGAGAGAGATATAAAAGACGTGGTAGAGTTCGTAAAAAGACGCGTTACGTCGGGAACGTAA
- the acs gene encoding acetate--CoA ligase, protein MSLELKEKESELPFDEQIINDKWRSKYTPIDAYFKFHRQTVENLESFWESVAKELEWFKPWDKVLDASNPPFYKWFVGGRLNLSYLAVDRHVKTWRKNKLAIEWEGEPVDENGYPTDRRKLTYYDLYREVNRVAYMLKQNFGVKKGDKITLYLPMVPELPITMLAAWRIGAITSVVFSGFSADALAERINDSQSRIVITADGFWRRGRVVRLKEVVDAALEKATGVESVIVLPRLGLKDVPMTEGRDYWWNKLMQGIPPNAYIEPEPVESEHPSFILYTSGTTGKPKGIVHDTGGWAVHVYATMKWVFDIRDDDIFWCTADIGWVTGHSYVVLGPLLMGATEVIYEGAPDYPQPDRWWSIIERYGVTIFYTSPTAIRMFMRYGEEWPRKHDLSTLRIIHSVGEPINPEAWRWAYRVLGNEKVAFGSTWWMTETGGIVISHAPGLYLVPMKPGTNGPPLPGFEVDVVDENGNPAPPGVKGYLVIKKPWPGMLHGIWGDPERYIKTYWSRFPGMFYAGDYAIKDKDGYIWVLGRADEVIKVAGHRLGTYELESALISHPAVAESAVVGVPDAIKGEVPIAFVVLKQGVAPSDELRKELREHVRRTIGPIAEPAQIFFVTKLPKTRSGKIMRRLLKAVATGAPLGDVTTLEDETSVEEAKRAYEEIKAEMART, encoded by the coding sequence ATGTCCTTAGAATTAAAAGAAAAGGAAAGCGAACTGCCCTTTGATGAACAAATTATAAACGATAAGTGGAGGAGTAAATATACGCCTATAGACGCCTACTTTAAATTCCACAGGCAGACAGTCGAGAACTTAGAGAGTTTCTGGGAAAGCGTAGCCAAGGAGTTGGAGTGGTTTAAGCCGTGGGACAAGGTGTTAGACGCCTCTAATCCGCCGTTTTACAAGTGGTTTGTAGGAGGGAGGCTTAATCTGTCATACCTGGCAGTAGACAGACATGTAAAGACGTGGAGGAAGAACAAACTCGCCATTGAGTGGGAGGGAGAGCCCGTAGATGAAAACGGCTACCCCACAGACAGGAGGAAACTGACGTATTACGACCTATACCGCGAGGTAAACCGCGTTGCATATATGTTAAAACAGAACTTCGGCGTTAAGAAGGGCGATAAAATAACGCTGTATCTACCCATGGTGCCCGAGCTCCCAATAACCATGTTAGCCGCGTGGAGAATTGGCGCAATTACCAGCGTTGTTTTCTCCGGGTTCTCGGCCGACGCGCTGGCAGAGCGTATAAACGACTCCCAGTCGCGTATTGTCATAACCGCAGACGGCTTCTGGCGCAGGGGGAGGGTGGTCAGACTTAAAGAAGTGGTAGACGCCGCGTTGGAGAAGGCCACAGGAGTTGAGAGTGTAATCGTCTTGCCTAGACTCGGCTTAAAAGACGTCCCAATGACCGAGGGGCGCGACTACTGGTGGAATAAGTTAATGCAGGGGATTCCGCCTAATGCCTACATCGAGCCCGAGCCTGTGGAGAGCGAGCACCCCTCCTTTATTCTATACACCTCGGGCACTACGGGGAAGCCCAAGGGCATTGTGCACGACACAGGCGGCTGGGCCGTGCACGTATATGCTACAATGAAGTGGGTTTTTGACATAAGAGACGACGACATATTCTGGTGCACTGCGGATATAGGCTGGGTCACCGGCCACTCCTACGTTGTGCTAGGGCCTTTGTTAATGGGAGCCACTGAGGTGATCTACGAGGGCGCCCCCGACTACCCGCAGCCAGATAGGTGGTGGTCTATAATTGAGCGCTACGGCGTCACTATATTCTACACGTCGCCTACCGCCATACGCATGTTCATGCGCTACGGCGAGGAGTGGCCAAGAAAGCACGACCTCTCCACTTTGCGCATAATCCACTCAGTGGGCGAGCCGATAAACCCCGAGGCCTGGAGGTGGGCATACAGAGTCCTCGGCAATGAGAAAGTCGCCTTTGGCTCCACTTGGTGGATGACGGAGACTGGAGGCATTGTGATAAGCCATGCCCCAGGCCTCTACTTAGTGCCCATGAAGCCCGGCACTAACGGCCCGCCGCTGCCTGGGTTTGAAGTTGACGTGGTGGACGAAAACGGCAACCCGGCCCCGCCAGGCGTAAAGGGCTATCTTGTCATTAAAAAGCCGTGGCCCGGCATGCTCCACGGCATTTGGGGCGATCCCGAGCGTTATATAAAGACCTACTGGTCCAGATTCCCCGGCATGTTCTACGCCGGCGACTACGCTATTAAGGATAAGGACGGGTACATATGGGTGTTGGGACGCGCCGACGAGGTGATCAAGGTGGCTGGGCACAGGCTGGGCACATACGAGCTGGAGTCAGCCCTAATTTCACACCCAGCTGTCGCCGAGTCGGCGGTGGTAGGCGTGCCCGACGCCATCAAAGGAGAGGTTCCCATAGCCTTCGTGGTGCTGAAACAAGGCGTGGCGCCAAGCGACGAGTTGCGCAAAGAGTTGAGGGAGCATGTAAGGAGAACTATAGGCCCCATAGCAGAGCCAGCCCAGATATTTTTCGTTACAAAGTTGCCCAAGACACGCTCCGGCAAGATAATGCGCCGCCTGCTGAAGGCCGTGGCCACGGGGGCGCCGCTGGGAGATGTAACGACGCTAGAGGACGAGACCTCCGTGGAGGAAGCTAAGAGGGCATACGAGGAGATAAAGGCTGAGATGGCGAGAACATGA
- a CDS encoding molybdopterin-dependent oxidoreductase, with product MTNLSRREFGKLVVTTALVSSSVAALKPLFEAKSAQVTQTGVEAVPITCAACGAACGLFFVRNGQRMYLLPNPKHPQPGMCFRPASALQLWNHPLRLKKPLKRVGERGEGKFQEVDWETALNEIAQRLREIVQRYGPESVAFTRHDHMSWILPFIASVIGTPNIISHEGTCHAASTAVRKFVLGASGPSSVDPDYENANYILLIGRNLDAAMGHIRRLTVAREKGVKVVVVDPRAPNLAYSSVEWIPINPGTDAAFVLSLIYVIISEGLYDAAFLKKYTNAPFLIKPDGQPLTQKDLGQEGTAYLVYDNAAKSLAPHDKAQDPALDYEGEVQTPAGVIKVKTAFRLLAERAAKYTPENAEKITGIPADTIRRIAREFATSRGVAEDGWYTAKNGNDFDAYRAILILNALVGNIDKRGGLCFQESSKFPSAVTVFQDRIETIIGHVLPPIKAQRLDRLKYPETPATFDALLDAIIEEKPYPVKALFIVATSPFHRDVNTEKLKKALQKLELIVAIDILPQDHIDWSDYVLPDLMFLEREEIGSIKWSLHAGIRYSHKVLDPPPGVDARSAFWALMEIIRRAFPEKAKIVEYDEKYADYNAFEHYEKKFFEAALRKLAETWKLDFEEIKEALERDGFYILKKKTYETRPYKTPLGTPSGKVEIYTLRALKYGIDPLPDWIPPVYKIPQASDEFYLVNGKDNFVSAHMVMVKNAKWIADRTVWMNPADAERLGIKDGDVVELEGLDNGFKAMAVVKVTNRVKPGVLFTYAFVGGRTSKLISGEYQFLKEGINPQWFTTGKVEPVVGSAPTNSSVRVRRL from the coding sequence ATGACAAACTTATCAAGACGCGAATTTGGAAAATTAGTCGTTACTACGGCTTTAGTGTCATCTAGCGTGGCGGCCCTTAAACCGCTGTTTGAGGCAAAGTCTGCACAAGTGACACAGACTGGCGTAGAAGCCGTGCCTATTACGTGTGCGGCATGCGGCGCGGCCTGCGGTTTGTTTTTTGTAAGAAATGGGCAGAGGATGTACCTCTTGCCTAATCCCAAACATCCGCAACCCGGCATGTGTTTTAGGCCCGCCTCTGCGTTGCAACTTTGGAACCACCCGCTGAGGCTGAAAAAGCCTCTTAAAAGAGTGGGAGAGAGGGGAGAGGGGAAGTTTCAAGAAGTCGACTGGGAGACCGCTCTTAATGAAATCGCTCAGAGACTTAGAGAAATAGTCCAGAGATACGGCCCTGAAAGCGTGGCCTTCACGCGCCACGACCACATGTCTTGGATTTTGCCATTTATAGCGTCTGTTATAGGCACACCTAACATAATTAGCCACGAGGGTACTTGTCACGCCGCCTCGACGGCGGTCCGTAAATTCGTACTCGGCGCCAGCGGCCCTAGCTCGGTGGATCCCGATTATGAAAACGCGAATTATATTTTGCTCATTGGGAGAAATTTAGACGCGGCGATGGGGCACATCAGAAGACTAACAGTTGCGAGAGAAAAGGGTGTGAAAGTTGTAGTGGTAGACCCAAGGGCGCCAAACCTCGCCTACTCCTCCGTGGAGTGGATACCCATAAACCCAGGTACAGATGCCGCGTTTGTCCTGTCGCTTATATACGTCATCATCAGTGAAGGGCTATACGACGCCGCGTTTTTAAAGAAATATACAAATGCGCCGTTTTTAATAAAACCGGATGGACAACCGCTCACGCAAAAAGACCTCGGACAAGAAGGCACTGCATACTTAGTATACGACAACGCCGCTAAAAGCCTTGCGCCACACGATAAAGCCCAAGACCCTGCGCTCGACTACGAAGGTGAAGTGCAAACCCCCGCGGGAGTTATAAAAGTCAAAACGGCTTTTAGACTACTGGCAGAGAGAGCGGCTAAATACACTCCAGAAAACGCCGAGAAAATCACAGGCATTCCCGCTGATACTATTAGGAGAATAGCGCGGGAATTTGCAACATCTAGAGGCGTTGCAGAAGACGGGTGGTACACGGCGAAAAACGGCAACGACTTCGACGCTTATAGGGCGATATTAATTTTAAACGCCCTCGTTGGGAACATAGACAAGAGAGGCGGTTTGTGTTTCCAGGAAAGCTCAAAATTCCCCAGTGCAGTCACTGTATTCCAAGACCGCATAGAAACAATAATAGGACACGTCCTACCGCCTATAAAAGCTCAGAGGTTGGATAGGTTGAAATACCCTGAGACTCCCGCCACCTTTGACGCACTTTTAGATGCCATTATAGAGGAAAAGCCCTATCCCGTAAAAGCTCTGTTTATAGTTGCGACGTCGCCTTTCCACCGCGATGTCAATACTGAAAAACTCAAGAAGGCGTTGCAAAAATTAGAGCTGATTGTCGCTATAGACATACTCCCACAAGATCACATCGATTGGTCTGATTACGTGTTGCCCGACTTGATGTTTTTAGAGAGAGAAGAGATTGGAAGCATTAAGTGGAGTCTCCACGCCGGGATTCGCTACTCACATAAAGTGTTAGATCCACCTCCTGGCGTAGACGCGAGGAGCGCCTTCTGGGCGCTAATGGAGATAATTAGAAGGGCATTCCCCGAGAAGGCTAAAATTGTTGAATACGATGAGAAATACGCCGATTACAACGCATTTGAACACTATGAGAAGAAATTCTTCGAGGCTGCGTTGAGAAAATTAGCAGAGACGTGGAAATTAGACTTTGAGGAAATTAAAGAGGCCTTGGAGAGAGATGGCTTCTACATTTTGAAAAAGAAGACTTATGAGACAAGGCCGTACAAAACTCCGCTGGGGACGCCCAGCGGGAAGGTTGAGATATACACGCTCAGGGCGCTCAAATATGGAATAGATCCCCTGCCAGATTGGATACCCCCGGTTTATAAAATACCACAAGCGTCTGACGAATTTTACCTCGTAAACGGCAAGGACAACTTCGTAAGCGCCCATATGGTTATGGTTAAAAACGCCAAGTGGATAGCCGACAGAACTGTTTGGATGAACCCAGCAGACGCTGAGCGTCTCGGCATTAAAGACGGAGATGTTGTAGAGCTAGAGGGCCTCGATAACGGCTTCAAGGCGATGGCTGTGGTAAAGGTGACAAATAGAGTAAAGCCGGGGGTGTTGTTTACATACGCCTTTGTCGGCGGCAGGACTAGTAAATTAATAAGCGGCGAGTACCAGTTCCTTAAAGAGGGCATCAACCCGCAGTGGTTCACCACGGGGAAAGTTGAGCCTGTTGTCGGAAGCGCGCCTACAAACAGCTCTGTACGAGTGAGGAGGCTATGA
- a CDS encoding CBS domain-containing protein, protein MRYSAYDAAPRELITIGPEKTLKEAVDLMVKYNIGFLPVVEGGKLLGVLSESDVMRLVAQGVDLNTPISVYMNTKPITVSKQSTLREAAELMVKHNIRHLPVIEDGKVVAVLSVKDIVKVIG, encoded by the coding sequence TTGCGTTATTCGGCATACGATGCCGCCCCCAGGGAATTAATTACAATAGGGCCGGAGAAAACGCTTAAAGAGGCTGTCGACCTTATGGTAAAATACAATATTGGGTTCTTGCCCGTGGTTGAAGGCGGAAAACTACTAGGCGTGTTGTCAGAAAGCGATGTTATGAGGCTAGTAGCCCAAGGCGTGGACTTAAACACCCCCATCTCTGTGTATATGAACACTAAGCCTATTACAGTTTCAAAGCAATCTACTTTAAGAGAGGCGGCTGAGTTGATGGTTAAACACAATATTAGACATCTCCCAGTTATTGAGGATGGAAAGGTAGTGGCTGTTCTCTCTGTGAAAGATATTGTAAAAGTAATTGGATAG
- a CDS encoding CBS domain-containing protein → MKCGEIASRPVITVTPDTPLEKAVELMADHDVGILVLVDKENPKRVVGVLSERDIVRSLAGKAPLTVLVEKLATTHSIIYVYADDPIEVAAEKMMKYGIRHVVVVDKEGGLHGVISIRDVLKRIGGLRK, encoded by the coding sequence GTGAAATGCGGGGAAATTGCCTCAAGGCCCGTAATAACCGTAACCCCCGACACGCCGTTAGAAAAAGCTGTGGAGCTAATGGCGGATCACGACGTTGGGATTCTGGTGTTAGTAGATAAGGAGAATCCGAAAAGGGTTGTGGGAGTTCTCTCTGAGAGAGACATAGTAAGATCTCTGGCGGGCAAGGCGCCTCTCACAGTCCTTGTGGAAAAGCTGGCTACTACTCACTCAATTATCTACGTCTATGCGGACGACCCTATAGAGGTAGCGGCGGAGAAGATGATGAAGTACGGCATAAGACACGTGGTAGTGGTAGATAAAGAGGGAGGACTACACGGCGTTATTTCAATCCGCGACGTCTTGAAAAGGATAGGGGGACTGCGGAAATAA